The following is a genomic window from Amycolatopsis acidiphila.
TCACTCCCGTGATGAGGGCGCGCGGCACGTTGTCTCCTCAAGGGTCCAATCGGTGACCTCTGTCAGGCGCTGACGATCTCGAGATCGGGCAGCGGGAAGATCAGCTTCCCTCCGGATTCCAAGTACTCGCGTTCCCGTTGGACGAATACATCCCGAAAAAACCAGGGCATGACGAGCATGTACTCGGGGTGGTCCCTGTGTGCCCTCTCTTCCGATATTATGGGCACGCCTGTCGAAGCCATCTTGCGGCCGATCTTCGCCTTTTGGCGTTCGACTGCGAACGGTAGATCTTCTGCTGTCAATGAGGCGGCCTGAAGAATCGTTCCGCCCCGTGTGCTGGCGCCGTAGATGTAGCACCGCTCGCCGTTGGCGTTGATGCTGTTGATCAGTTGACGCAGCTCGGCGAACGCTTTCAACGATCGCGTTGCGAAATTGTGCCAGGTCTCGACGCGAGACAGTCCGTATGAAATCTCGTTCTGCCGCTGAGCTTGCACGGACGGATTCTGTGGCCGTGCTCCGCGATGTGACACGAGAGTGCGGAAGGAGCCGCCGTTTATGTGGGAAAGGTGGACGTCATTGACCTCTAAATCATGCCGGTTGAGCAGGTGTTCCAAGGCGGCCAACGACCAATACGTCACGTGCTCGTGGCAGATGTTGTCAACAGCGCCGAGTTCCAGCATGCTGAGCGCGTAGTTCTGCTGAACCACCCATATCCCGTCGTCTGCCAGTACCTGCTTGACGTTCGAGACGAATTCATTGGGGTCGTCCAGGTCGTAGAACATGGAGATGCTGGTGACCACGTCGAACTTCTGATACGATTCGCCGGTCTCGAACCAGTGACGATCGAAATAGTCGACCAGTATGCGGTCCGCGTGCTGCCGGGAATCGCGTTCAAAACTCGACACCGGATCCACGCCGACCCTGTGCAGCCGATCCGGTACGAATGACAGCAATGTGCCGTCGTTGCAGGCGATGTCCAGCCACTGCCGGGTGTCGGGCTTGACCTCCAGTGCCTGATTCACGATCGACCGAAGGTCGTCGCGGATCGCCTCGTTGATACCGGACCGAAACCCGTATCGGTCGTGGTACATGAGCTCACGAGGTGTGGTGTCGCGCAGCTGTGCTAACCCGCAATGCTGGCACAGCACCAGGGACAGGGGCCATTTCGGAGGGCGACTGTCGTCGTCGCGAAAGTCGCTGAGATACTGGTTGTCGAGGTCCAGTACCTCGGTCATGTCACTGCTGTGGCACGAACGGCACCTCATAGCAACCTCCAGACTTGCTCTCCGGGTCCGGCTGCCGGGTCAGAGAAGCCCGGCGTTCTTCAGTACGACGGGCAGGAACGGATGAATTAACCATGAGCCGGTGACGTGAAGTTCGCGGATCTGGGCAGGCGTGTACCACCGGACCCATTCATGAGTCTCATCGGCGGCGTTCAGGTTCGGTATTTCCGGTTCAGTGCATTCGTATCTCATCAGAATGAGAAGGGTCTGAAATCCACGTTCTTCCGGAGGGATGCTTCTGGAACCCCATATGACGTTGTAGATGTTGTCCAAGGCGAAGCGGGCGGGATCTGCGTTTTTGAACCCGAGTTCGCGGGCGAGGGCGCGCCCGGCTGCATCGGTAACAGATTCGCCCAGCTTCATTCGGCCGCCGAACGCCCACAGCATTCCTCGAAGCGGCAACTCCTGCCGATAACCGAGGAGAACGTTTTGTTCGGCTGTGTGGACGATGACGTCCACGTTCGCCTGAACGAGATGGTCCAGCGCCTTGCCGTAATCGGTTTCCGGCAGGCCGAATTCCGGTACATCCCGTGCGGCGAAGCCGTTCTCGACGAGTTCGTGAACCACGATATCCACGCTGACCCCCAAGCAATCGGAGGTCTCTTCGACCGTTGACTCGCCGACAATCCAGGTGACCCCGCGATGAAGATCACGCTAGCAGAATCGGTCAAAAGTGGCAATCCTGATCGCGAGTTGGTTCCTCGTCCGGGAAATTCCGGCTTGTCGAGGCAGTTTCAAAAATCAGCGTGTTTTGTGGCCGCTGACAACTAAAGCCGTCCCGCCGGCGAAACCGGCACCGACGATGGCGTTCTCCTTCCGCCGGTCAGGCCTGGATTTCGGTCAGCGCGAAGAACTCCTGCCCCGCGCCCGCCGCCTGCACCCCCGCAGGTACATGCACAGGTGCTCCGCCTCGATCACGACGCCGACGCCCTTGGGCGCCAGGTGTTCCTGCGGCCAGTCGGCGACCTGCTGGGTGAGCCGCTCCTGGGTGCTCCGACGCCGGGTTCTTGCCGAGTGCGACGAGCAGGTCCGGAGGTGGCCGGGCTCCCCGGGGCCGGCCGTGGCGTTCCACCTCGACAAGCTGGTGGCCGAGGACCTGCTTGAGGCCAGCTTCGAACGCCGCGCGGGCCGCCCCGGCGCGGGCAGCCCCGCCGAGCTCTACCGGCGCTCGGGCAGGCAGGTCTCGGTGTCCCTTCCCGAACGGCGGTACGAGCTGGCCGGTCTGCTGCTCGCCGGGACGCTCGAAGAAGCGGCGGCGTCCGGCGAGCCACCGGCGTCAGCCCTGCGGCGCCGCGCCCGTGAGGCGGGGGAGGAACTCGGCCGCGAGGCGGGTGCCGGAGCCCAGGACGCTGTCCTCCGCGCCCTCGAGGAGCAGGGTTTGGAGCCGCGTCCCGCCTACGGGACGATCCCTGCTCGCCAACTGCCCGGTCCACCGGTTGGCCCAGACGCACACCGAACTGATCTGCGGCATGAACCTCAGCCACGTCGAGGGAATCCTCGACGGACTGGGGTGCGCCGACCTGCGAGCGAGCCTGGAGCCCGCCGCAGACGCGTGCTGCGTCCGCGGCGGGCTTCCCGGTGATCCGCTGACCTCGGCGAGCCGGCACGGCCACCGGGGCGATCACAGCGTTGGTCATTTCGGGAGAACGTTCTCCCGCGCGAAGTACGCGGCCGCGCGCTTGAGAATTTCATTCTCCATCTCAAGCTGGCGGGTCTTCTTCCGCAGCTCGGCCAGCTCTTTCTTCTCCGCGCTCGTCAAACGGCTCGCTGAGCCGTTCTCATCGGTGTCGGCCTGGGTCATCCAGTTCCGCAGGCGGGTGTGGTTCAGGCACCGGGACATCCTTCCTGGTGGCCCAAGGTCACCTCAGGGTAGGTGTCCGAGCTGCGGGGACAAGCTCAGCTGGCGTTTGGTGTCTCGCACTACAGCTCAAATCTCTACGGATTCAGCGGATTGCCTCTCCGCCGGCGTGCGGCGGGCGCGCTGGCGTGCGGCCGCGGCTCGTGGATCAGCCACGAGGGCATTTCCTTTGTTCCTGGTTCCGAGGCGGGCGGTGCGACCGAAGTGCGTTCAGGACCCAGAGGTCGGTTCAGGCGG
Proteins encoded in this region:
- a CDS encoding class I SAM-dependent methyltransferase, giving the protein MRCRSCHSSDMTEVLDLDNQYLSDFRDDDSRPPKWPLSLVLCQHCGLAQLRDTTPRELMYHDRYGFRSGINEAIRDDLRSIVNQALEVKPDTRQWLDIACNDGTLLSFVPDRLHRVGVDPVSSFERDSRQHADRILVDYFDRHWFETGESYQKFDVVTSISMFYDLDDPNEFVSNVKQVLADDGIWVVQQNYALSMLELGAVDNICHEHVTYWSLAALEHLLNRHDLEVNDVHLSHINGGSFRTLVSHRGARPQNPSVQAQRQNEISYGLSRVETWHNFATRSLKAFAELRQLINSINANGERCYIYGASTRGGTILQAASLTAEDLPFAVERQKAKIGRKMASTGVPIISEERAHRDHPEYMLVMPWFFRDVFVQREREYLESGGKLIFPLPDLEIVSA
- a CDS encoding NUDIX domain-containing protein yields the protein MVHELVENGFAARDVPEFGLPETDYGKALDHLVQANVDVIVHTAEQNVLLGYRQELPLRGMLWAFGGRMKLGESVTDAAGRALARELGFKNADPARFALDNIYNVIWGSRSIPPEERGFQTLLILMRYECTEPEIPNLNAADETHEWVRWYTPAQIRELHVTGSWLIHPFLPVVLKNAGLL
- a CDS encoding GTP cyclohydrolase I, which encodes MSRWNATAGPGEPGHLRTCSSHSARTRRRSTQERLTQQVADWPQEHLAPKGVGVVIEAEHLCMYLRGCRRRARGRSSSR